The following proteins are encoded in a genomic region of Triticum dicoccoides isolate Atlit2015 ecotype Zavitan chromosome 1B, WEW_v2.0, whole genome shotgun sequence:
- the LOC119341554 gene encoding UDP-sulfoquinovose synthase, chloroplastic-like has product MANLVTNCGFSPSPAVKAHCNSPSYGHNFIRLQNSKSSTSSLNLKSSSKRSNKLYVTCASTAVQGQTQTPLTGSQQASGHSSSKPKKVMVIGGDGYCGWATALHLSNKGYEVAIVDNLVRRLFDHQLGLDSLTPIASIQNRIRRWKSLTGKTIQLFIGDICDFDFLSEAFKSFEPDSAVHFGEQRSAPFSMIDRSRAVYTQNNNVIGTLNVLFAMKEFSEECHLVKLGTMGEYGTPNIDIEEGFLTITHNGRTDTLPYPKQASSFYHLSKVHDSHNIAFTCKAWGIRATDLNQGVVYGIRTDETAMHEELSNRLDYDGIFGTALNRFCVQAAVGHPLTVYGKGGQTRGYLDIRDTVQCVELAIANPAKPGEFRVFNQFTEQFSVNELAKLVTAAGAKLGLDVQTKSVPNPRVEAEEHYYNAKHSKLSELGLAPHLLSDSLLDSLLNFAVQYKDRVDTAQIMPSVSWKKMGAKPKTVSV; this is encoded by the exons ATGGCAAATTTGGTCACTAATTGTGGTTTCAGTCCATCTCCTGCTGTTAAAGCACACTGCAACTCACCAAGTTATGGCCACAATTTCATCCGATTACAAAATTCGAAATCTTCAACTTCAAGTCTGAACCTCAAGTCATCTTCCAAGAGGTCAAATAAGTTATATGTTACTTGTGCTAGTACTGCTGTACAAGGACAGACACAAACACCTCTTACTGGTAGTCAGCAAGCATCTGGGCATTCATCCTCTAAACCCAAAAAAGTTATGGTTATTGGTGGAGATGGGTACTGTGGCTGGGCAACTGCTCTTCATCTGTCCAACAAAGGTTATGAGGTTGCTATTGTTGATAATCTTGTTCGACGCCTTTTTGACCATCAACTTGGCCTTGATTCACTTACTCCCATAGCTTCCATCCAAAATCGCATTCGCCGATGGAAATCTCTTACGGGAAAGACAATTCAGCTCTTCATTGGTGATATATGTGACTTTGATTTCCTTTCAGAAGCCTTCAAGTCTTTTGAGCCAGATTCTGCTGTCCACTTTGGTGAACAAAGATCAGCACCATTTTCTATGATTGATCGTTCACGAGCAGTATATACACAAAACAACAATGTTATTGGAACACTTAATGTATTGTTTGCCATGAAGGAGTTTAGTGAAGAGTGTCATTTGGTTAAACTAGGAACTATGGGTGAATACGGAACTCCAAATATTGACATTGAAGAGGGATTCCTCACTATTACTCACAATGGAAGAACTGATACCTTACCTTACCCAAAGCAAGCAAGCTCCTTCTATCATCTAAGTAAAGTGCACGACTCTCACAACATAGCATTTACTTGCAAGGCTTGGGGTATAAGGGCCACAGATCTTAACCAGGGCGTCGTCTATGGAATCAGAACAGATGAaactgctatgcatgaagagctgtcCAATAGGTTGGACTATGATGGAATCTTTGGAACAGCACTAAATAGGTTCTGTGTTCAGGCAGCTGTAGGTCACCCGCTTACAGTTTATGGAAAAGGCGGTCAG ACCCGTGGATACCTGGACATCAGGGACACCGTGCAATGCGTGGAGCTAGCAATCGCAAACCCAGCCAAACCAGGCGAGTTCAGAGTCTTCAACCAATTCACCGAGCAGTTCTCCGTGAACGAGCTGGCCAAGCTGGTGACCGCCGCGGGAGCGAAGCTGGGGCTGGACGTGCAGACCAAGTCGGTGCCCAACCCGCGCGTCGAGGCGGAGGAGCACTACTACAACGCCAAGCACTCGAAGCTGTCGGAGCTCGGGCTGGCGCCCCACCTGCTGTCGGACTCGCTCCTCGACTCACTGCTCAACTTCGCCGTCCAGTACAAGGACCGGGTCGACACGGCGCAGATCATGCCCAGCGTGTCCTGGAAGAAGATGGGGGCCAAGCCAAAGACGGTCTCTGTATag